Sequence from the Pedobacter sp. D749 genome:
AAGGCCCTGCAAGTGCCACGTTTTCGAGCGTAGACCCAGGGGGAAGTATTAATCTGGTTACTAAAAAACCACTGACTGAAGACCGCAAGGAAATCAGCATCTCGGCCGGAAGTTTTAGTACAGTACGCGGCGCATTAGATTTTACTGGTCCGTTAAATTCAGATAAAACACTGCTTTACCGACTTAACCTTGGCTATGAAGACAGCAAAAGTTTCAGAGACCTGCAATATAGGAAGGGTTATATCATTGCACCTTCATTTTCATACATCCCAAATGACCGTACCAGTTTAAATGTAGAGGTGGTAATGAACAACAGCAATTCGAGATTAGACCGTGGACAAGCTATTTTTGGCGCCATCGCCGGGCAAACCGATTTAAAAAGCACGCCGATCAGTTTCAACATGGGTGCCAGCAACGACCGTTTTAACAGTCAGGATTTAATGCTAATGACCAATTTTTCTCATCGTTTTAACCAGGATATTATTTTCAATGTGGCTTATATGAAGCAAAACTGGAACGAAGATCTTTTGGAACATCGAACCACCAATGCTTTTGGCGTTGATGAAAACAATCAACCTATCCCTACCCTTGCGGCCATGCGGGCAGTTCAGCGTCAGCAAAAGTGGCGTACCGATAATCTAAGCACCTATTTCAGTATAAATGCCAATACGTTTAGCTTAAACCATAAACTGGTAATCGGCTACGATCGGATTAATACCCAGAAACTGCGTGGCGGTGGTGAAAATTCTGCGCAGGGTTACCGGTTAAAAGACGGAACCATTGCAGCAAGGTACGATCCCACAAAAAAAGATCTCTATTTATTTAAAGTGGTAAACGGCGTAAATGCACCTGTGCCCAACGTAGAACATTTTAACCTCGCTAACCCAAGTTATACGATTAAAAATTTAAGCGATTATATTTTTACCAAAACTGAAATACCACCGGCCTACAATTTAGTTAATGCCGTTTATTTTCAGGATCAGATCAAATATGACAAGCTTGCCTTAACCCTGGGCCTGAGACAGGAATGGTACGAAGACTACAGCAATTACAAACTGGCGACCCAGAAGAAAATTTATCAACATAAACTCTTGCCAAGAGTTGGGATAACCTACGCGGTAACCACGAACATTAACCTTTATGGAACTTATTTACAAGGTTACCAACCGCAGGGCAATACTTCAACTCTGGTCATTGTTCCGCCGCCTGCAGGTTCCAATTTTAAACCATTAGAAAGTGATTTGAAGGAAATTGGTGCGAAATCTGAATGGCTGAATAAAAACCTGATGGTAAATGTTTCGGTTTTCGAAATTAACCAGAAAAACCTATTGATGAATGCAAACGATCCTTTAGATGTAAACCGCTTAATTGAACGTGGCGCACAACGCAGCCGTGGTTTCGAATTCGAAGCTTCAGGTTTCATCAGACAGAACTGGCAGTTTAATGCAGGTTATAGTTATGTAGATGCCATTATTAAGGATGATTTCAACCCGGCTTTAATCGGTCAGCGCGTGCAGAACACACCAAAACACAGTGCCAGCTTATGGACGCGTTATAATTTTGAAACGCAACAGCTGAAAGGTATTGGTTTTGGCACAGGCTTACAATATAGTGGTACTAAACTTCCATTATACATCAGAGATTTTACACTTCCGGCCTATACCCTTGTTGATGCCGCAGTTTATTATTCTCCTGCAGGTTCTAAAGTCCAGTTGGCCATAAACATGAACAACATTTTAAATAAAACCTATTGGGTTGGGGCACAAAACTACCTACGCCTTTTCCCTGGCACACCAAGAAATGTAATGTTTAACGTAACTTATAGAATATAATGTCAGCTAGAATAAGCACTATTGCGAAACAAACTTTTAAAGCCGCCTTTAACAATAGCGCCACCTTAGCCTTAACCCTTTTATTGGGTTTATCGCTCTGTTTGGCCACTTATGTTGGCTGGCAAAACTTTAAAACGCAAAATAATCAACGGCTCCATTATAAGGAACTGGTAAGGGCACAATGGTTAGCCAAACCAGATAAACATCCTCACAGGATGGCGCACTATGGCTACCTCGCCTTTCGCGAAAAACATGAACTCAGTTTCTTCGATTTTGGCATAGAAAGTTTCGCCGGGGTATCGATTTTTTTAGAGGCACATAAACAGAACACCGTCAATTTTAGTGAAGCAGGTTTTACGAACGGCATGTTAAGCTTTGGCGAAATCAGTGTAGCCATGGTATTACAACTATTGGTACCGCTGCTCATTTTCTTTTTGGGTTATAACAGCATATCGGCAGAACGCGAATCAGGGACTTTAAAAATCCTGTTGTGCCAGGATGTAAGCTGGAAACAACTCCTTTGGGGCAAAACTATAGGTATTATTGGCGTTTGCCTCTCCATATTTATCCCACTTATATTGCTCACCATCTTGTTATGGGCATCTTTAAGTCACTGGCAAATTAGTATGGATTCAGCCTTACGCCTGTTACTCCTGGTTTTGTCTTATGCCATTTATTTTTTCATTATTTCGGCCATTACCGTTTTGGTTTCGGCCTTTGCGCGCAGTTCTAAATCAGCCTTAATTACCTTATTGGCCTGTTGGATATTTTTCATGGTCATTATGCCCCGCATTACCCAGGCGGTTGGTGTAAAGATTCATCCTTCACCTTCTAAAATAGAATTTGCCGATGCCATTGCAGCTGATGTTCATCGGCAAGGCGATAGCCACGATCCCAATGACCCACATTACGCGGCCATTAAAGATTCACTGCTTAAAGCTTACACGGTGGATGATGTAAAAAAACTCCCTTTTAACTATGGCGGTTATATTATGGCCGAAGGCGAAAAAATTACCTCAAAAATTTATAGTCAGCACCAAAATAAGCTGAACCATATTTTCGAAAAACAGAACAGCATTACTACCATTTCGGGTTTCTTAAACCCTTATTTATTGCTGAAACATATTTCGATGGCCTTAACCGCATCCGATTTTAATACCTTCGTCGATTTTCAGCATCAGGCAGAGACCTATCGCTATCAACTTGCTCAAAAGATGAATAAGCTGCAAATTGAAAAGATTAGCAATATTGCACCTGGAGAAGAAGAAAAACCTTTAGCCATCAGCAAGGCAAACTGGGCCGAACAACCCGATTTCAATTACCATTTCAAAAAACTAGGTACTGTTTTGTCGAATGAGTTATTAGCACTAAGCGCCCTAACCTTCTGGTTATTGGTTGCGGTTATGTTGCTTCAATATTCAACCAAATGGATCAAAACGATATCGTAATAAACATGAAAAAAAGTAGATATAACCTTGAATTTAAATTGTTTTTTAGAAGTAGTTCCTCATGGATTGGGATCGTTGTGCTCCTGATAACAGGCTTTGCCGGCCTGTATTTCGGCAAAACCTTCGTCGCCAGGCAAAAGGCTGTAATTGAAAAAGCGGCATTGCTACAAAAGAAAAACACCATCAATAATATTAATCACTTTGGCAAAGATATTGGCCTGTTTTTTTTCCATAATAAGTTTACGCTGGCCAACGCACCGAACAACTGGGCTGCTTTTGCCAATGGGCAGCGAGATATCAATCCTTATTTAATTTCGGTAACCATGTTGGGTTTAGAAGGCCAACTTTATGATACAGATATTAATAACCCTGTTAGCCTGCTTTTGGGCAATATGGATCTTAGTTTCGTTTATATCTTTTTATTCCCACTGGTTATTATTGCCTTTACCTACAATCTTCTTTCAGAGCAAAAGGAAAGTGGAATTTGGTCGCTCTTAAAGGCACAAACCAACCGATCATTTCAGGTAATCTGGCAAAAATTTTTAGTCAGGCTAGTAGTAATTTTTACTGTTGCGCTGTTGCTGTTATTTATAGCAATGCTTTATCTAGAACTCCCGCAAGATTTCACCTTCTTTTCGGTTACCATACTTATTTTACTTTATCTGACTTTTTGGTTTGCTATTTCATTTTTCTTTATCTCTTTAGGTAAATCTTCTAATTTTAATGCATCGGCACTGATAGCAGTCTGGGTACTGCTCTGCATCGTGATTCCTGCATCTTTCAATCTTTTTCTAACTTGGAAGTACCCGGTACCTGAAGCTTTGCAAAATGTGATCAACCAACGAGAAGGTTACCACGAAAAGTGGGATATGGCTAAAGACGTAACCATGAAACCTTTTTTTGAACATTACCCCCAATTGAAGAAATATCCTTTTCCTGAAAAGAAAACCTTTAGCTGGTATTGGTATTATGCCATGCAGCAAATGGGCGATGACCAGGCGGCAACAAGCAGGTTTGCTATCGAAAAGAAACTCGCCAGCAGGCAGTATTTCACCAATATGATTGCCTTATTGTTCCCTACCATACAAACTCAGCTTGGGGTAAATAAAATGGCAGGATCTGATCTCAATACACATCTCCGTTTTCAACAGGCGGTTAGAAAATACCACGAGCAGATCCGTCTACATTTTTATCCGGTAATTTTTCTTAATCAATCAGTTGTGAATACAGACCTTAAAAATTATAAACTGGAAAAATATAATCCGCAAGAGATTCCATATATCTGGATTAACATGCTTTCGGTTTCGCTGCTAACCATAATTATTATTGGCGCCACGGCCTTCAATTTAAAAAGGTTCAATAATTAACAGAATGGTCGTCATTGCGAGAAGGCTTTTTCAGCCGACGAAGCAATCTTTATAGCAAGTATTGCTAGCATGAAAGATTGCTTCGTCGTTCCTCCTCGCAATGACGTTTTATCGCGGATATCCGCAACCTCAAATTCTACTAGCTAATCAATTTACTCTAAGGTATCAGATTTCCTTCAACCAATGACAAATGGACAACTAACTAATGACCAATGAACCTCCCTTACAGCGGATAAGCGGTTTCACTTTTTGGCTCTGAAAGTACAAAATAGCTCTGAACGGTTGTGATATTAGGTAAAGTAGCCAGTTTATTCCGTAAAAATTCGTGATAGGCATCCATATCTTTAGTTGCAATACGGAGAATAAAATCATGAGCCCCAGTCATTTGAAGGCATTCCATTACTTCCCCAAATTTAGAAACTTCGGTTTCGAATTCAATCAGGGTTTTAGCAGTATGCTCTTTCAGTAATACATGGGAGAAAGCAATCAGGTTTCTGTTTATTTTTTTCCGATCGAGAATTGCCACAATTCTTTTAATGTAACCTTGTTCCTTTAATCTCCTTATACGTTCGTGTATGGTTGCTATAGATTTATGCAGCTTTAACGATATCTCTTTATGAGTCAGGGCGGCATCATGCTGCAGCAATTTTAATATTTCGATATCAACCTGATCTAAATCTCCGTGTATCATGTATGCCTATGAATGAAAAAAAATATAATGGACATTAAAAAACTCAGCTTAAACTGAAATAAAAATCAATATTAGTCAAAAAAAACAGAAAATTTCCGTAAAAAACAACTTGTATTGACACAAATAAGAATAATAATGAATTTTACCGAAATTAAATTACTGAAAAGCTTTCTGTAATTGATTAAAAAAAATAGCCATGAGAACATTAACAGCAAATGAAATGACAGCTTCCAATATAGGGAAATTTGAACATTTATCGCTTCTGGTTGGTAACACACCAATGCTGGAGCTTACTTATACTTACCAGGGAAGTATAGGTAAAATTTATGTTAAATGTGAGCATTATAACCTGACAGGCAGTATTAAGGATAGGATGGCGCTTTACACCCTGAAAAAAGCTTATGCTGAAGGCAAAATCAAAGCAGGAGACCGTATAGTTGAGGCTACGAGCGGTAACACCGGGATTGCATTTGCAGCAATAGGCAAAGCTTTAGGTCATCCGGTAACCATCATAATGCCCAACTGGTTGAGCAAAGAGCGCATGGATATTATTAAAAGTTTAGGTGCTGAAATTATTCTGGTGAGCAAGGAAGAAGGTGGGTTTATTGGTAGCATTAAACTTGCAGAAGAGATGGCCGAAAACAATCCGGATATCTTTTTACCAAAACAGTTCGAAAATATTGCCAATCCAGAAGCACACGAACATACCACAGGTAAGGAAATCTGGGGCCAATTAAAATTGAAAAATCTATCACCCGATGCTTTTGTTGCCGGAGTAGGCACCGGAGGAACCATCATGGGCGTAGGTAATTTTTTAAGAAAGCAAAACGCTGATATTAAAGTACACCCACTTGAACCTGCAGAATCACCTACTTTAACTACGGGTTATAAAGTAGGCAGCCACAGAATCCAGGGCATTTCTGATGAGTTCATTCCAGAAATTGTTAAACTGAGCGAACTGGATGAAGTGATACAGGTAAATGATGGCGATGCCATACTAATGGCACAAAAACTAGCTGAGAAACTTGGTTTAGCGGTAGGCATATCATCAGGAGCCAATGTGATAGGTGCTATCAAACAACAACAAAAAATGGGAATTGACAGCTGCGTAGTGACCATCTTTTCCGATAGCAACAAAAAATATTTAAGTACCGATCTGATGAAGTTGGAACCAGTTAAAACAGGGTATATTACCCCTGAAGTAGATTTTCTGGATTACCAGGCCTTTAGCAGATTACATTAATCAACATAACCAATAAACTACAACATGAAAAAAATCATCTTTTTGTTCTGTACTGTATGCCTGATTAGCCTTAGTGCATATAGCCAAATTTTAAAACCCGTAACCTGGAGTTATGCCGCAAAAAAAACAGGTCCAAATACAGCTACTGTTTTCATCAAAGCTTCGGTAGATCAGGGCTGGCACCTTTATTCACAATTTGTTAAAGACGGAGGTCCTGTTAAAACAACCTTTACTTTTCCTGCATCCGGCGCTTATACCCTGGTTGGAAAAACAATCGAACCAAAAGCAATAACCAAGTTCGAATCTACTTTTAAAATGGATGTAAGCTACTTCGAAAAGTCGGTAGTTTTTCAACAAAAAGTGAAGCTAAAAGGTAAAACCGCAACAATTAAAGGCAATGTAGAGTTTATGGTATGCGATGATAAGCAATGTTTACCGCCAGAGCAGGTCGAATTTAGTATTCCTGTAAAGTAATAGCATTACCAAGAATATGATATCCTTAAAAAAAATATGTCTCGGTTTGCTGTTCGTTTGTGCCATATCCTTAAATGGATATGCACAGGATAGCTCCGGCACCGACGACCTCACTTTTACAGAGATAAAGCCAGAAGCACCTGATAGTACGATTAAAGCAAGTGATACTGTTGCCAAAATAGCAGCCGCAGTACCCGCCACGGTTAAACAAACTGTTGCGCCATCAAAAGAAGAACACAAAACTTTGTGGGGAATTTTTATTGCAGGCTTTGTTGGCGGTTTAGCAGCCTTGTTGATGCCCTGCATCTTCCCCATGTTGCCCCTTACAGTAAGTTTTTTCACTAAAGGATCAGAAAAAGGGAAAGCCTTCCGGCGGGCAGCATTGTATGGGTTTTTTATTATCCTCATTTATGTAGTGCTTGGACTTTTGGTTACGGTAATTTTTGGTGCCGATGCCTTAAACAGTCTCTCTACCAATGGGATATTCAATTTCTTTTTCTTCTTATTGCTTGTTGTTTTTGCAGCTTCGTTTTTGGGTGCTTTTGAAATTACCCTACCCTCTTCATGGGTAAATAAAATGGATGCCAATTCGGATAAAGGCGGCATTGCAGGATTATTTTTTATGGCCGGAACACTGGCCTTAGTATCCTTTTCCTGCACAGGCCCTATTATAGGTACTTTATTGGTACAGGCAGCTACAACGGGGGCTTTGTTAGGGCCAGCAATTGGCATGTTTGGCTTTTCTTTGGCTCTGGCCATTCCTTTTGCCTTATTTGCTTTATTTCCGTCTGCGATGAACAAACTACCAAAATCTGGTGGTTGGCTAAACAGTGTTAAGGTTGTTCTAGGTTTTCTTGAGCTTGCTTTTGCCCTGAAATTCTTAAGTAATGTAGATCTTGCCTACCATTGGGAATGGTTTGACCGCGAAATATTTTTAAGCCTTTGGATTGTTATTTTCGGAATGATGGGTATTTATCTGCTGGGGAAACTAAAGTTTTCGCATGATAGTCCTTTAGCATTTATTTCAGTACCCAGGCTTTTTCTAGCCACTGTAGTATTGGCCTTTACCATTTACCTGATCCCGGGCATGTGGGGCGCGCCATTAAAAAGCATTTCAGCCTTTCTTCCACCTCAGGAAACACAGGATTTCGATTTATATACAGCCAATTTATTAGCAGGGAAACCGACTGCAACAAATGATGGTCCGCATAAATATGCTGATAAATTTCATGCACCATTAAAGCTCAATGCCTATTTCGATTATGATGAAGGTTTAGCTGCAGCTAAGAAACTGAATAAACCTGTACTCATTGATTTTACAGGCCATGCCTGCGTAAACTGCAGAAAAATGGAAGCCAATGTTTGGCCAGATAAAGACGTATATAAAATGATCAGTAATGATTATGTATTGATTCAGTTATATGTGGATGATAAAACAGCACTTGCTCCGGCTGATGTAACGGTTACATCTGAAGGAAAAAAACTCAGCACCATTGGTAAAAAATGGAGCGACCTGCAAGCAAGGAAATTCCAGTCAAATTCGCAGCCTTTTTATGTACTGCTTGATCCAAAAACAGAAGCACTATTGGCACCACCACAAGGTGCTGATTATGAAATAGCCAATTACCAAAAATTCTTAAAAAGTGGTTTAAACGCTTTCCACTAACAGATAGGACATAAAAGCGTTTATTTTAGTTAATGATGGAAGGACAGTACCGGATGGTCTGTCCTTTGTTTTGCCTTTTTTTTTCCACAGGTAAATCCACTCATTTACATACCTCAGCATTAATCTTTGCAAATACGTATCGCTTACAGGATGGGACAGGACGGATTAGCCGAATAAAAGTTCTAACATCGTATAACCAAGTATAAATCCATTCTTTTAATCATTACCTATATGAGCAAGAAAAATTACGCTAACATAATGCAATCGTTTGCATTTACTGATCTCATTATCGCCATTTTAGATTCGCGAAGCACATAAGAAGAAAAGCCAGGTGTAGCCAAACTAACTCATTTTTCATCTTGTACGAGGTAATACATCCAGATGCAATGGATTACTTGCTTAACCATACACCCTCATAACAGATAGCACAGCACCTCCGGTATGCTATTACCAAATAACCAAATATTTACAAAACCAATTAAATTATGGGTCTTAATTTTTATCCAGAAAAGTTAAAGCGACGAAGAGGTTGTTCCTACAGGGCAATCCTGATCACTAGCATGTCTGCACTCTGCATGTTATGTGTCGCAAATAATGCAAATGCTAACCATCTGAAAACAGCACTTTCGTCAGTCACAACAAACATCTCCATGAGCAAACGAGACGTTACCCTAAAAGGAAAAATTGTTGACGAAAAAGGTGAAACCTTGGTTGGCGTGAGTATAAAAGTAAAAGGTACAACTATTGTAGCCTCTACCGATGCCAATGGTACTTTCTCCGTTACTATTCCATCAACGGTGAGCAACCCGGTTTTGGTGGTTTCGTACATTGGATATGCCACACAAGAATTACCCGTAGATGGAAAAACTACGATCAGCATACAATTAAAGAGTTCCACAAATGATTTAGATGAGGTTGTAGTTGTTGGTTATAACACCGTAAAAAAAAGTGATTTAACCGGCGCGGTGGTAAGCGTGGGTGCAGAACAGATCAGATCAAGGCCGGTACAAAATGCATTACAAGCCATACAAGGCAAAGCAGCCGGGGTTGATGTTACTTCAAACGAGCGCCCTGGTCAAGTTGGCTCCATTTTAATCAGAGGTGTACGATCTATAAATGCCAGCAATTCACCATTATACGTAGTAGACGGTATTCCATTTGCAGCAGGCGGTATTGAAGCCATCAATCCTAACGATATCGAAAGTATCGACATTTTAAAAGATGCATCCGCAACTGCAATCTATGGATCAAAAGGAGCAAATGGCGTTGTATTGGTTACCACTAAAAAAGGTAAAACAGGCAGGTTAACTTTAGATTATGTGGGTACGGCAACCATCGAAACCATCCAGAACAGAACACAGATGATGAATGCTGCCGAATACATCGAATTCCGCCGCGATGCTTACCGCCGTGTAGGTTATTTAAATCCTGCAGCTCAGGCAAGCACTACTTATCCTGTTATACCAACACAAGCAGATGATAACCGCATATTTCCTAACGATAGTTATGTAACGGCAAACATTGCGCAAGGCTGGCAAAATGGTGTTTACAACGGCAGCTTAGTGCCTACAACAAACTGGACCGATTTGGTTACACGGACCGGCATTACGCAAGACCATGTATTAAGCGCCAGTGGCGGTACAGACAAATTAAAAGCTTATGCCTCATTTGGCTACTTAAACCAGATTGGTACAGAACTTGGCCAGGATTATAACCGTTATACTTCTAAGGTAAGTGTAGAACTGAATCCGGTTAAGTGGTTTAAATTCGGGGCTAACATTACCGCATCTTACGGCTTGCAGAACTATGGGTTTTCAACAGGTAATGCAACCGGACCGAGCAGTTTATATGGTGCAGCACTAGGCATGCTACCTGTTGCTGTACCTTTCGATGTAAACGGTAACAGGATCAATTTACCCGGTGCAGACATCAATATTCAAAATCCCGTGGGTGAAGATCAGTACAATATCAATTTACGTAAAGTGTTAAGAACAATCGGCTCTTTTTATGCTGAAGTAAGCCTTTTGAAAGGATTGAAGTACCGTATTAACTTTGGCCCTGATTTTTACAACAACTACAATGGAAGATACCAGGATGCAAAATCAATCAATCGTGGCGCGGGCGAATCAGGCTCTACCAATTATGCTCAGCTTAACCAAAACAACAGATTTGCCTATACGCTGGATCACCTGGTTTACTACGATAAAACAATAAAAAAACACAACTTTGGTGTTACTTTATTGCAGAGTTCATCACTCTTTAAAGAAGAGAGTTCATCAATGACGGGAACTAAAATTCCTTTAAGTAACCCACTCTGGTATGGCTTAGGCGGTGCCAATATTCCTAGCCTGGATGCTTTTAGTACCGATTTGAGTAGAAACACTCTTGTATCCTACATGGCCAGAGTTAATTACAGCTTTAATAGCAAATACCTATTAACTGCATCTGCGCGTTGGGATGGTGCATCGCAATTGGCTGAAGGCAACAAATGGGACTTTTTCCCCTCTACCGCAATTGCGTGGCGCATAGATCAGGAAGATTTCATGAAAAACATCAAATGGATCGATCAGATGAAACTTCGCTTAGGTGTAGGTAGTGTAGGTAATTCGGCCATTTCTTATGGAACAACTTTAGGTAAATTACAGCCCTTAACTTATACTTATGGTAGTTCGGTACAAACGGGATATGTAGCATCAGATGCATCACTGGCTAGTCCTCCTACCTTACCAAACAAAGCGCTTGGATGGGAGCATACTTTACAATATAACCTTGGACTTGATTTTAGCTTAGTTAAAGGAAGAGTTGGCGGTTCCCTAGACTTATATAAATCTAAAACTACCGACCTGTTATTACAAAAAGACATTTCTTCAATAAATGGTTATACTTCATCTTTCGATAACATTGGAGAAACCCATAACAGAGGTATCGACATTACCCTGAACACTGTAAACTTAAAAAACAAAGATTTTAACTGGTCTACAACCTTAAGTTTCTCGGCAAGTAAAGATAAGGTGGTTAAACTGGCCAACGGCGATGTAATTGGTAGTTTATTGTTCATCGGTCAAAGGGTTAGAGTAGCCTACGATTTTGTCAAAGATGGCATCTGGCAAAATACGCCTGAAGACTTGGCTGAAATGGCAAAGTTTAATGCTAACCTGCCAGCAGCAAGCGCTTTTAAACCAGGCAGCATCCGGGTTAGGGATCTGAATAACGATTATAAAATTGATGCCAATAACGATAGAATGATTAGAGGAAGTTACACGCCAAGCTGGACCAGCGGGATGACCAATACCTTTACTTACAAAAACTTCGACCTTTCTATCTTTATTATTGCAAGATATAATTTTTTGATTGCCACGGGCGCCGAGTCACTACAGGGCCGTTTTGCCCAACGTTTGGTTGACTATTGGACACCAACCAACCCAACAAACGATTATCCTGCACCAAATTATGGAAGTGCAGCCGGCGATCCTTACCGAAGTGCTATGAACTACCAGGATGGATCTTTCGTAAAAATCAGAAATATCTCATTGGGCTATTATTTCCCGGAAAAAATTGCTAAAAAATTAGCATTATCTAAATTAAGGGTATATGCACAAGCCATTAATCCGGGTTTAATTTACTCTAATGTTGGCTGGGTTGATCCTGATTCGGGCATCTCATCCAACAATAGCGTTACCTCAACTTTTAACAGAGGTGTCGTATTTGGTGTTAATGTTAGCCTTTAATCCTTAATCGCTATTTAAAGAAATTGATCATGAAAAAGATTATAAATATATTATCGGGTGCTGCAATATTAGGAGGACTGATGATTTTCCCTACTTCCTGCAAAAAAAGCTTCTTAGATGAAGAAGTTGTTAATGCCCGTACCACTGCAGATTTTGTTACAACTGATGGCCTCGACGGTTTAAGCATAGGCATGTACCAGAGTTTAAAATTTCACTTTAATTATACCTGGGCATATACTACCGCCAACTATGGAGTAGATGAATTTACAGTTGGTGGAGATAGAACCGAACAAATGTGGAATTCTTACGACGCAAGTTTGAATTCCCTTAATGCTGATGTAGCCAGTGTATGGGATAATATGTACGAAAACATAAATTCGGCGAATATTCTTATCAAAAACGTACCATTGTATTATCAGGGTGCAAGCAAAAACACTCGTCTGGGCGAAGGTTATTTTATGCGTGCTTTCGATTATTTCAAACTGGTAAAACAATATGGTGGTGTTCCGTTGAGGTTAGAAGCACAGGATTTCATTCAGGAAGAATTTACCAGGAACAGTGCAAAAGAGGTATATGAGCAAATAATTCAAGATTTTACACAAGCTTATAACTTTTTACCGGCTACAGTAACAGAAACCGGCCGCATTACCAAATGGGCAGCAGCACACTTTTTGGCAAAAGCGTATTTATTCCGTGCAAGCGAAATAAACAATAGCTGGAATAGTGATACCAAAACCGCCGATCTTCAGAACGCTGTAAAATATGCCGATCTGGTGATTAACAGCGGTCAGCATACTCTGGCTACCAACTTTAGCGATTTATGGAATTTCACGACCATTGATGGCACAAACGAAACCAACAAAGAAATCATTTTAGCCGCCCAGTTCTCTGGCAATACAGCTACTCAGGGGCGTTATGGTAACCAGGTACATCTGTATTATCCGTCTATTTACCAAAATTTACCAGGCATGCAACGCGATATCCCTGGCGATCGTGAATTCCAGCGTTTAAGGTCTACAGATTATGCCCTCGATGTTTTTGACCGTGTAAACGACTCGAGATTCTGGAAAAGTTTTAAAACACGTTATTTATGTAACAGGCCTGCCGCAGC
This genomic interval carries:
- a CDS encoding RagB/SusD family nutrient uptake outer membrane protein, encoding MKKIINILSGAAILGGLMIFPTSCKKSFLDEEVVNARTTADFVTTDGLDGLSIGMYQSLKFHFNYTWAYTTANYGVDEFTVGGDRTEQMWNSYDASLNSLNADVASVWDNMYENINSANILIKNVPLYYQGASKNTRLGEGYFMRAFDYFKLVKQYGGVPLRLEAQDFIQEEFTRNSAKEVYEQIIQDFTQAYNFLPATVTETGRITKWAAAHFLAKAYLFRASEINNSWNSDTKTADLQNAVKYADLVINSGQHTLATNFSDLWNFTTIDGTNETNKEIILAAQFSGNTATQGRYGNQVHLYYPSIYQNLPGMQRDIPGDREFQRLRSTDYALDVFDRVNDSRFWKSFKTRYLCNRPAAAPLWTAGTAPTPDLVGKAKFAGGEESILYIVNNAGDTRYTPAVANANPALPTDISRRKPSMYVRYFAGQTQSYLGGHGNYGVSQFVALSKFMDGSRNAVASQFGQRDGILARLAETYLIAAEAYGRMGQFAQAIPYLNKVRDRAAYKEGEDRSAYVDGGASYKNNAAANTAQFVSYSDKNSYFESNNLTATTATTLTGMHLNSEADIFNSNKEFYDKIGATSQENKFTAFILNERSRELMGELLRWEDLARTKTLVARTAAFNDEAKPSESKHYLRPIPQSFLDVIKSGGAALTPEQKQAMQNPGW